The DNA region TTATTCCAGAGACTCGGTATGGTCCTTCCCAATTCGGGGCTAATTTTCCTTCGTGAGGGTTCTTTGTATGAAGTGTGACCTTCctcagtaccaagtccccaatctgaaagtGCCTGAGGTTGGTCCTCCGGCTATAATATCTTTGCATCCTTTGTTTTTGTGCGGCTATCCGGATATGAGCATCTTTCCTCCTTTCGTCCACGAGATTCATATTGGCAGACATTGCTTCATGGTTCGAGTCCTCAGTGGCATATTGGAATCTCAAGCTTAGCTCACCAACTTCGACGGGTATCTGGGCCTCGTCTCTGTATACAAGGGAAAACAGAGTCTCCTCGGTGCTTGATCTTACCGTCGTGCGGTAGGCCCATAAAAACTCGGGTAGAACCTCCTTCCATCGGTGCTTAGAGCCGGCCAGTCTTTTCTTTAAATTATGCAATATACTTTTATTGGTAGACTCGACCTGACCATTCGCGCTCGGGTGATACGGGGTGGATAAGATCTTCTTGATTTTGTATTCTTCGAAAAACTTGCTGACCTTGCTGCCTATGAACTGCTTCCCGTTATCACACGCGATCTCCGCCGGTACCCCGAATGGACAGATTATATGGTCCTAAATGAAATCAATGACCTCTTTTTCCCTAACTTTCTCGAATGCCTGTGCTtcgacccatttagagaaataatcagtcataagtaaaataaattgcGTCTTACCTGGGGCCCATGGCAAAGGCCCTACTATATACatgccccatttcatgaatggccatggggaAAGGACCGGATGGAGCTTTTTTCCCGAGTTGGTGTATTGACAGGGCGTGCCTTTGGCATTCGTTACATTTTCGAACGAAGGTTTTGGCATCTTTCTCCATCATGTTCCAATAGTATCCCGCTCTGATCAGCTTGCGGACCAATGAATCGGCTCCCAAATGGTTTCCGCAAGTCCCCTCGTGAACTTCCCTCAGAACGTAGTTGGCTTCTCCTGGTCCTAGGCATCTCGCCAAGGGGTCGTGGAATGACCTTCGGTATAACTGGCCATCGATCAGACAAAATCTAGCTGCTTTGGTTCGGAGGGCTCTTGATTCTTTGGCATCGGATGGTAGCTTTCCTGTTTGAAGATAGTCTATGTATTTGACTCTCCAATCCCAAGTGAGGTTGGTCGAGTTTATCTCGGCGTGGCCGGTCTCTATGACCGATTTTGTCAACTGCACCACAGCTTCGGAATTGAACCCATCCTATTCTACCGAGCATCTCAGATTTGCCAGGGCATCCACCTCATTATTTTGATCCTGGGGTACATGTTCCAACGCCCACTCCTTGAACCGGTGAAGGATAACCTGCAATTTTTCCTGATATCTCCGCATTCGATCATCCTTGATTTCAAAAGTTCCGTTCGTTTGGTTGACCACCACGAGAGAATCGCATTTGCCCTCAATGATCTCGGCTCCCAAGCTTTTAGCcagttctaaacctgcaatcataacCTCAtattcggcttcattgttagttaaatCAGCCGATCTAATGGATTGTCTTATTACGTCATTCGAGGGAGGTTTAAGAACGATCCATAACCCGAACCCTTTTACATTAGAAGCATTGTCTGTGTAAAGATTCCAGACTCCCGTACTAGTCCCCGAGGTAAGAATAATTTCCTCATCGACCTCGGGGATCATGGCCGGTGCAAAATCGGCCACAAAATTCGCCAATATTTGAGATTTGATCGCAGTTCGGGGTTTATATtcaatatcatacccgctaatctccGCAGCCCACTTTGCTAGTCGACTTGAGAGTTCgagtttatgcatgacattccttAGGGGGTACGATGTTACGACGCATATGGGATGAcactgaaagtaaggttttaattttctagaCACACTCAATAAAGCCAAACAGAGTTTTTCCAAATGAGGGTATTGGTTTCGGAGTCACCGAGGGTTCTACTTACATAGTAACCGGGTATTGCATACCTTTCTCCTCTCGAACCAGGACACAGCTCACCGCTATCTCGGACACCACCAAGTATAAATACAACTGCTCGTTCGCTTTTGGCGTATGGAGTAGAGGTGGGCTTGATAAGTATCTTTTGAGTTCTGCTAAGGCCATCTGACATTCGGGGGTCCATTCAAAGTCAGTCTTTCTTTTTAGCAACGAGAAAAatcgatgactcttgtccgaggatctgGAGATGAATCGGCTTAGGGCAGCTATCTGTCCAGCAATCTTTGTACCCCTTTGATGTCGTTGATCACGGTGATATCTTCAATTGCCtttatcttatccgggttgatttcgatccctcgATTTGATACCATGAATCCGAGAAACTTGCCCGATTCGACtctgaaggcacatttttccgggttcagcttcatgGTGTACTTTCTTAATATgctgaaagtttcctgcaaaaatttcaagtggtcctctgctcgcagggacttaacgaccatgtcatctatataaacttccatgGATTTCCCTATTCGGTGTTCAAACATGCGGTTGACTAAACGCTGATAGGTGGCACCGACATTTTTTAAGCCGAAGGGCATTACATTATAGCAATATGTGCCAGACCTAGTTATGAAGGAGGTTTTTTCTCGATCCTCCGGGTCCATttgtatttggttgtacccggagtaggcatcgaggaaaCTCAGCGTGTCGTGACCCGCAGTAGCGTCGATCATGCGATCGATGTTGggcaaaggaaatgaatcctttAGACAGgccttgtttaaatctttataatctacgCACATTCTAAACTTATTCCCCTTTTTAGGCACTACTACAACGTTTACTAACCAATCTGGATATTTTACCTCTCGAATGGACCATATATTAAGAAGCTTGGTTACCTCGTCCTTGACGAATGCATGTTTTACCTCGGGCTGTGGCCTCCGCTTTTGTTTGACAGGAGGAAAACTTGAATCCAGGCTCAACTTGTGTGTCGTCACATCCGGTGGAATACCTGTCATGTCCaaatgggaccaagcaaagcaacctgagttatttttaagaaactcaATAAAAAATTTCCTGAGCTcgggggttaaccccgtgcccaggtataccttcttcTCTGGTAGATGGTCGACCAGTATGACTTGCTCGAGTTCTTCGACTGTGGACTTAATGGCATCAGAATCATCGGGCACCACAGAGGTTCTCGGTACTCCAAATTTTGACTCTTCATCTAGTGTGTCTCCGTTCCGATCTTTCGAAGATTCCGGGATCGggatctgtgattgctatttggcattCTTCCCTTCATTCCGATCTGGCGCCTTTATACTCCTAACAGATTCTTCAACCGCGAACTTTTTTTTTGCGGCCTGTTGTTCACCACGGACGGTTTTGATACCTTTTGGGGTCGGGAATTTCAATACCTGATGCATAGTTTAGGGGACCGCTCTCACGAGGTGAATCCATGGTCTGCCCAGCAATGCATTGTATCCCATGTCTCcctctatcacataaaatttTGTCTGTTGCATAGTTCCTGCCATATTGATCGGTAAAGTGATCTCACCCTTCGTCGTCTCGCATGCCATGTTGAATCCGTTGAGGACCCGTATTGCCGGCACGATCTGATCTAGTAGTCCCAGCTGTTCGATGACTCTCCATTGGATGATATTAgacgagctacctggatcaattagcacacgtttaattctaaatttattgacaaggaCAGATATTACCAGTGCGTCGTTATGCGGTTAGGCAATGCCTTCCATGTCCTCGTTATCGAACGTGATGGGACCATCGGGGTCATCATTCCGGATACGCTTTTCCTTTGTTATGGAAATTTTGGTGCATTTTACAACCGGCCCAATGGGAACGTCAGTTCCTCCCATGATCATGTGTATCACTTGCTGAGGCTCTTCCGGCCTGTCCTGCTTGTTGGAGTCCAGGTTCTTGAAATGGGTTTTTGCTCGTTCATTTAGGAATTCTCGAAAATGTCCCAAATTGAACAGACGAGCGACCTCCTCTCTCAGCTGCCGACAATCCTCGATCCAATAGCCGTGAGTATGATGATACTTACAGATAAGATTTTTATCCCGTTTCTCTGGATCAGATTGGATTGGCCTTGGATGCCTTGTTTCTTTGTTTCGGATAACGGCAGCCGCTATGGTTGCTACATTGACGCAAAAGTTGTACTCTAATAACCTTGGAGTTTCTCTGTTTCCCGAGGCTTTATCGATAGCATTTTTGTTTATCAATCCACGGCTACTTTGGCCTCGATCATTCCTCCTATCATTCTTGCCTGATTCGCTATTGTGCCTGTTTCCCCTTCGATCGAGTGGGTAAGGCTGGTACCTGTCATATGACGATCTGGAATCGATCTACCACTTTCCTCAATTGATCACTCCCTTTACCGGAATGCCATGATACCGAAGCAGCCCTCAGAATCTTATCATCTTCGACTCTGATCTTCGACTGATACCTGTTGGGTACATCAGCCCAGGCGATCACCGGGTATTCTATCAGATTTTGCTTTAGCTCCATAGATGTGATCGAGCTCCTTGAATTGAGCCCTTGGGTGAAAGCCTGAACGGCCCAATTGTCAGTGACTGGGGGTAAGTCCATGCGCTCCATTTGAAATCGAGCCACAAACTCGCGGAGGGTCTCGTCATCTTGTTGCTTGACGTTGAACAAGTCTGATTTTCGTGTTTCGACCTTGATGGCCCCGGCATGGGACTTGACAAAAGCATCAGCGAGCATGGCAAATGAAtcaattgaatgctcgggcaagtTATGATACCAAATCATCGCCCCCTTCGACAGGGTTTCCCCAAATTTCTTAAGTAGCATTGATTCCCTTTCGTCATCAGCGAGATCATTGCCCTTAATAACACATGTGTATGTAGTCACATGTTCACTTGGGTCCGTTGTCCCATTATACTTCGGGATATTGGGCATGCGAAATCTCTTATGGATTGTCATCGGTCCCGCGCTCGGCGAAAAGGGCATTTGAACAAATGTTTTCGAATCCGGTCCCTTCAATACTGGTGGAGCCCCCGAAATGTAATCGACCTTCGAGTAGTAGTTCTCCACCTTCTTGTCGTTCGCCTCTATCTTCTTTTCGCCGGACTCGACTCGTTTCGTTAAAACTTCGAGCATTCTTATCAATTCGCTACTTTGCCCGGGTTGGTTCTCGGAACCCCGTGGGACGTGTCTTTCCTCCGTATCCTGGGTCTGTTCTGATGGGGCAATATCGGGTGCCTAACCCCGATTTTACAATTGCACTATGATCTCTTACTGGGCATGTAACTGAGCCATAGCCATGTGTAACTGGTTTTGGAGCTGTTGCAGCATAACTCCGTTATTCTCGCCGGCCGGTACGTTGCCCACCGATGATCCGACTTAAACAGAGTTAACGGGGGGGAGGGGGCCCGTTGTTGTTTGGTACATCCCCATCGTCATGCTCGTGATGGCTTGGTTCCACTTGGAAGTTGACGGAATGGGAATCCGACATTTTAGTATACCTGAAATCAAACCTTAAAGAACAAGTGTAAAATATCGAGCGTAACCAGAATGTTGTATCGAACCGCCACTACTATCtaaggccccacggtgggcgccaaactgtttaaccttaaaatggagaacaattaaatttatgcgtgacgccaaagatatgtggctaaattcGATTCGAGATTAAATTGCGAGATGAGTCAATAAGTAAATAAAGATGCAGATCTAACCGAATATTAATTATGTCCATCCTCGGGTATAGAAACTGAGGTCGATACCCTCTATCGAGTACTTACACGATGAACAATAAAGATGAACTAAGGAACAAATGGGAATGGTTTCAAAGGATTCTTATTGTTTTCTGATATGAACTCTTTCACGCTTTCTGTTGCCAGCCCCCTACAATGGATGGaaacctcctctttatatagtagaggagtcctaaccctagtacaattctaaataaaggaaagaaatctggtgacagctgttgccgagatcgacgccgaaatatccggttgagggcggatatttcggtcttctCCTTATGGCAGTTAACCGCCCTTCCTTTATCGCATCATCCCAGATCGAGCTCGATGCCTCGTTCCTGATGAGCCGGTCATAACGTGCCCGAGCATAACCATAACAACGGGAAACCGAGCACGTCcgtatcctcggttttacccgtatacaagaTTAAAATTCTTTTAAGTTTTCTACAGTTTGTCTAATTCCTGTACTAGGTATTTTAGTTGCAACCTAATTCACTTATTCAAAAAACATTATTCTTAGGCAATTCATTCAGAGAAACCATgctacagtcagatgtttcacttGCTTTGGAAGTGGAATTAGCATTGAATTCATTTCCTGAGACTCAGTGTATATTTTTATATCACTATAAATATGACTCCGCAAATTTAAAAAACTAAAAGGAGaaaattacaaattcatttcagaGTGCTTTAGAGTGAACAACTCGCCTTGAGATGTTGAATCGTGTATGATATGATAAAGATGGTTCTTGTGGGTGAGCATCGCCGATAATGGGCATGCCGGTTGACTTTACTTGTAAATATATTTTTCTTATACTTCATATTTGTGCATAGTGATATATAATTTATTATTGTGCATATAGTTATATGCTTGTTATTGTGCATTTGTCTTATGTTTATTTGTGCATCGGATGTATGTGGTATTTATTGTATCTTGTTTTCTTCATGTACACTTGTTGATTATAGTATTACATGTACATGCTCTTAAATGAAAAGGCAATTTTCATACTTTAGTTTCATCAAAAATTCATTAGGACAATTAATGATACTTATTGAGTACTTCTGTACTCatccttttttcttttcctctttttaTGTGCTCAGAACCAGATCCTAGGATTCCTAGCATTAGCGAACCATGTGGTTGATTGTGATCCAGACTTGTAGTTTATATAATAGTTAACCTACCACAAAGTTCAGTGGTGGCTGAACCTTCCTAGTCATCTTTCATTTCTATTTCAGCAATTGATTTATGCTCCCAAATTTCTTAGATGCTTTTGAATAAGTGTGTGAGCCTATACCTATTTAGTTTAACGTTGTATTATGGATATTGCTTTGTCGCGGATTAGTCTGTCTTTATTTGTTCAATTTGGTTATATCTTTGTTTCAGTTTTATTTGCTGTGAATTTGAATGATTGAATTGTAGTTAAGGTTAGTTTGCTCGGTAAGAGGGTTTTCGGGTGCCGGCCACATGTCCTAATGATTTTGACTTTTTGAGTTGTGACACCCCTACATGAAATGCAAGTAAAAAGACTACAAAAGTATCACTTTTTCTTGTTTCTCTTTCATCTTAGATTTAGGTTATATACATTAATACCATATAAGTTTTTTTTGGAGAAATTTCAGAATAATACAATTGGCTGACTCACATTACAAAAATATAGCTCATAACTTACATTGCAAAGCTTTGCTCCGAAAACAATAGGCTCAAAACTGTAGAATATGGTGTCCATCTTCTCCCATCAAATTTTGAACCTCCATTAAGTATCACTCTCAAATTCAAAAGGGCTGAAAAAGAAAATAGTGATTGAATCCGCTAATTCATCAATTGAAACACAATAAAGACAACAAGAACAAGAAGATTAAGGTAAACCAAATGGTCTAATTAAAATGATAAGAAAATATAAAATCGAAATAGTCGTACTGAGTAAAAAGTGAAAATAGGGGGTGTTGACTATTGACTAACAGGGGAAAATTAAGAAGAACAAAAGAAATACCATATTTAGTTTTAGTTCAACAAATCAAATCCATTAGGGTGGTGAAAATTAGATTCTTAAGATAATCCATCATTGTTGAACAAACATAAATAAGTGGGTTTAAATTTTGAATACGATTTTGTGAGAAATTTGGAGTGGGTGTTGTTTAGACTTGTTAGAAATATATAAGGAGGTTGTTTACAAAACTTGAAGTCATTTAATGGAGATTTGGGTTGATCTTGGACAAGCTACAGACGCTACTACACTTTTATATGATGTTATACACTTACATACAAAGACATGTGCATTATATATATAGGTGCATAatagtgtataaaaggtgtttatacactcATATGCGCTAGTATATAATATCATACAAAAACTGACTACGTCTTCTTCTTTGAATCCAAGCACCAAATCCATCCAAAAGATCTCAAAAGCTACACCAAATCACCCTAAAATTCAGATTTAGGCTCCTCAATACGTACCCGATCTTTTGCAACAATACCACTCGAAACGGAGCATATTTGCGGAAATACGATTTTCAAACCTTGAAACATTGAGCTTAAACAATGACAGTCTATGGAGTTTCTACTTTCCATGCACGTTCTCAGCCTTAAATCATGGATAACCACGTTTTTCAACTTCAAACAACATTCTCCGACAGATTCTATTCAACAAATTCGTACTACTCAAACCAAAGCaactatgtatatattttttgtcCAGGTTTGTTCAAACGAAATCATTAAAGTAAGCTACTCCCAAAATAGAGAAACACATATCTGAAAATTCCAGATTGAAGTAACGACTAGATTTTTGTTCTCTTTAATTTTGTCTTCGCACATTCGATCAAACAGTGGGCCAAATTGCTTAAGAATTTAAACATGGGTCAACTTTGGTAAACTAAATGGCCAATCTGTACTCACGCGTAAttattctttatatatatatatatgaatataaatgttggttgatcaAAATAGCCTTAAAATATTGTACGACTTTTTTACCCTTACTATTACTACTAATGCAatgtttgtccatagataccaaaataaaatcactttttttggaattttggagttggagttggagttggagttggagttggagttgtattTGACCATAGTTTTTAAAATAGTAGTTTTtgttgaaatgtagttgtaaaaaagtgaaaaaagtgattttttttgttttggttttggaattccggaatacaacttcaagttgtattcaaaattcttatggccaaacgctgaaaagtgaaaaagatgattttttttttttttttgaataaagtgaataattcttatggccaaatgcCCACTAAGATTACTAATTACTAATCTTATTTCTATTGACCCACCTAACAGCCGAATTTTATACCGTTACTAACTGTTACTACTAATTACTAATCCTTCTTACTAACTATAACTAGTTAACTACTAATTACTAATTCTTTTTGTTGGTTGAAAACTAATTACTAATCCTTTCTATTGAAATATCTAACAGCCGACTTTTGTACCCATCCTAACTATTACTACTAAAATCACTAATTACTAATCCTTTTTTTGTCTgaatattaattactaattctaTTTCTATTAAACTAATTAACAgtcgaacaaaaaaaaaaaccaacgaCTACTAACAGAACGGCTATTACTACAACGTAACAATTTGATCTCCTTTCTTCTTTCTATTTGAA from Lycium barbarum isolate Lr01 chromosome 10, ASM1917538v2, whole genome shotgun sequence includes:
- the LOC132613137 gene encoding uncharacterized protein LOC132613137; the protein is MESHRTAGTTRSDRAGNTGPQRIQHGMRDDEGYSTGCDDTQVEPGFKFSSCQTKAEATARGLELAKSLGAEIIEGKCDSLVVVNQTNGTFEIKDDRMRRYQEKLQVILHRFKEWALEHVPQDQNNEVDALANLRCSVE
- the LOC132613138 gene encoding uncharacterized protein LOC132613138; the encoded protein is MTIHKRFRMPNIPKYNGTTDPSEHVTTYTCVIKGNDLADDERESMLLKKFGETLSKGAMIWYHNLPEHSIDSFAMLADAFVKSHAGAIKVETRKSDLFNVKQQDDETLREFVARFQMERMDLPPVTDNWAVQAFTQGLNSRSSITSMELKQNLIEYPVIAWADVPNRYQPYPLDRRGNRHNSESGKNDRRNDRGQSSRGLINKNAIDKASGNRETPRLLEYNFCVNVATIAAAVIRNKETRHPRPIQSDPEKRDKNLICKYHHTHGYWIEDCRQLREEVARLFNLGHFREFLNERAKTHFKNLDSNKQDRPEEPQQVIHMIMGGTDVPIGPVVKCTKISITKEKRIRNDDPDGPITFDNEDMEGIA